The Streptomyces sp. WZ-12 genome segment GCCGCAGCACGGTGAAACCGTCCTGCCGCAGCATCCGGGCGGCGGTCTCGGACAGCAGGGTGTTGCCGAAGACGCCGCCGGTCAGCGCCACGGTCGCCAGGCCGGTGCGCTCCCGGGCCAGCCCGCAGGCGCGCCGGACGAGGCCGGCGACGGCGGCGTGGAAACGGGCCGCGACCAGTGCCTGGCCGGTGCCGGCGCGCACGTCCTCGACGATCGCGGCGAGCACGGGGGCGGGGTCGGCGACCAGCGCGGCGGCGCCGCCGACCGGGGCGCCGGTGCGCAGCGCGAAGGTGTAGCCGGGGCCACGGTCGTCGCCGGCGGTGCGGGCCGCGGCCTCCAGCGCCACCGCGGCCTGGGCCTCGTACCCGGCATGGTGGCAGATCCCGGCGAGCGAGGAGACCGCGTCGAAGAGCCGCCCCATGCTGGAGGTCGGGGCGCAGTTGATGTCCCGCTCCAACTGGCGTTCCAACACGGGAAGTTCATCGGACTGACAGGCCGTCACCGGCGGCAGGTCGGCGCTCCAGGGCAGGCCGGCGGCGCGCAGGTGGGCGAGGGCCATGCGGTAAGGGCGGCGGACCGCGGCGTCGCCGCCGGGCTGCGGGACGTAGCCGAGTTGGACGAAGCGGCGGTACCCGGCGTAGTCGGCGAGGAGGATCTCGCCGCCCCAGATCGCCCCGTCGTCGCCGTAGCCGGTGCCGTCGAAGGCGACGCCGATCACCGGCTGCCGGCCGTCCAGTCCGTGCTCGGCCATGGCGGCGGCGACGTGGGCGTGGTGGTGCTGGACCCGGACCAGCGGCCGGCCGCCGGTGTGGCGACGGGCCCACTGGCCGGTGCGGTATCCGGGGTGCCGGTCGGTGGCGAGCAGCCGCGGCCGGACCCCGGTGATCGTCTCCAGGTGCGCGGCGGCCCGTTCGAACGCCAACTGGGTGGCCAGGTCGTCCATGTCGCCGATGTGCGCGGAGAGCCAGGCCCGCTTCCCCTCCCCCAGGCACAGCGCGGTCTTGAGGTCGCCGCCGGTGGCCAGCGCGGGCCGGACCGGCACCGGCAGCGGTACCGGGTACGGCGCGCGGCCGCGCGAGCGCCGGACGTACAGCGGCTCGCCGTCGCTGATCCGGACCACCGAGTCGTCGCACGGGACCTGGATGGCCCGGTCGTGGGCGAGCCAGGCATCCGCCAGCCGCGCCAGTTTGGCCAGGGCGTCCGCGTCGTCGGTGACGAGGGGTTCGCCGGACACGTTGCCGCTGGTCATCACGAGTAGCCGGGGGCCATGGTCGTCGCCGGGCAGGCCGAACAGCAGGTGGTGCAGCGGGGTGTAGGGCAGCATCAGCCCGAGGTCGGGGCAGCCGGGGGCGACCGCGTCGGAGACCGCGGGCGCTCCGCCCACGGGCCCGCCGGCCCGCCGGTGCAGCAGCACGATCGGCCGCACCGGCCCGGCGAGCAGCTCGCGCTCCTCCGGCCCGACCTCCACCAGCCCTTCCACGTCGGCGAGTTGACGCGCCATCAACGCGAACGGCTTGTCCCCGCGGGCCTTGCGGCGACGCAGTTCCGTCACCGCGCGGTCGTTCGCCGCGTCGCACACCAGGTGGTAGCCACCGAGCCCCTTGACGGCGACGATCGCGCCGTCGGCGAGCAGCCGCCGGGTGCCGGCCACCGGGTCGCCGGGGACCGGACGCGGCGGCTCCGCGGTGCCGTCCGCACCGTCCGGGCCCGCGGCCAGCAGGCGCAGCCGGGGGCCGCAGTCGTGACAGGCGATCGGCTGCGCGTGGAACCGCCGGTCCGTCGGGTCGGCGTACTCGGCCGCGCACCGCGGGCACATCGGGAAGCCGGCCATGGTGGTCTGGGCGCGGTCGTAGGGCAGCGCGCGGACGATGGTGAAGCGCGGGCCGCAGTGCGTGCAGCTGATGAACGGGTGCCGGTGGCGGCGGTCGTCCGGGTCGGTCAGCTCGGCCAGGCAGGCGTCGCAGGTGGCGGCGTCCGGGGCGACCAGGGTGCGGGACGGGCCACGGGTGCGGGAGGGGCGGATGGTGAACCCGGTGTCGCCGGTGGGCGCGAGGTCCTCGCCGTCCACGGCCTCGACGACCGCCAGCGGCGGCGCCTCGGCCCGCAGTCGCACAGCGAACCGGTGCAGCACCGCGGCCGGCCCCTCGACCTCCACGTCCACGCCCTCACCGGTGTTGCTCACGTGCCCGGTCAACCCCAGTTCCGTGGCGAGGCCGTGGACGAACGGGCGGAATCCGACGCCCTGGACGATGCCACGCACGGTGATCCGGCGGCGGGCGGAGTCCGTTGCGGGCGCCTGTGGTGGGCGGGCGGCGCACACCGCTCCGCCGTCGCACGAGGACGGGGCGGGCGCCGGTTCCGACGGCCCGGGGGACGGTGGGGG includes the following:
- the hypF gene encoding carbamoyltransferase HypF, which encodes MTVGQPGAGTVPQAPPPSPGPSEPAPAPSSCDGGAVCAARPPQAPATDSARRRITVRGIVQGVGFRPFVHGLATELGLTGHVSNTGEGVDVEVEGPAAVLHRFAVRLRAEAPPLAVVEAVDGEDLAPTGDTGFTIRPSRTRGPSRTLVAPDAATCDACLAELTDPDDRRHRHPFISCTHCGPRFTIVRALPYDRAQTTMAGFPMCPRCAAEYADPTDRRFHAQPIACHDCGPRLRLLAAGPDGADGTAEPPRPVPGDPVAGTRRLLADGAIVAVKGLGGYHLVCDAANDRAVTELRRRKARGDKPFALMARQLADVEGLVEVGPEERELLAGPVRPIVLLHRRAGGPVGGAPAVSDAVAPGCPDLGLMLPYTPLHHLLFGLPGDDHGPRLLVMTSGNVSGEPLVTDDADALAKLARLADAWLAHDRAIQVPCDDSVVRISDGEPLYVRRSRGRAPYPVPLPVPVRPALATGGDLKTALCLGEGKRAWLSAHIGDMDDLATQLAFERAAAHLETITGVRPRLLATDRHPGYRTGQWARRHTGGRPLVRVQHHHAHVAAAMAEHGLDGRQPVIGVAFDGTGYGDDGAIWGGEILLADYAGYRRFVQLGYVPQPGGDAAVRRPYRMALAHLRAAGLPWSADLPPVTACQSDELPVLERQLERDINCAPTSSMGRLFDAVSSLAGICHHAGYEAQAAVALEAAARTAGDDRGPGYTFALRTGAPVGGAAALVADPAPVLAAIVEDVRAGTGQALVAARFHAAVAGLVRRACGLARERTGLATVALTGGVFGNTLLSETAARMLRQDGFTVLRHRLVPPNDGGLALGQLLVAARSRGA